The Panthera leo isolate Ple1 chromosome D4, P.leo_Ple1_pat1.1, whole genome shotgun sequence nucleotide sequence CATATTACGAATACAGACATCACTGAGCTGCTTCATGTTGTGTGTCTCGAGTGTTCACAAAGCAGAGTGTGTACCCGCTCACGGCACATCCCAGCTTGGAGTCGCCACGTGTGGGTTGTCGGACAGAAACGCCCTCACGGCCTGTGGCAGGGGAGGAGCCTGGCCACAGGTCAGGGCCAAGGCTGGCTTGAATCCAGGGCTGCGTCTGTCGCGGGCCTGGGCCTGACCTCTGCTCTGGAAGAAACGGGGATGCGAGCAGAGGTGAGGACCGCTTGCTACAGGGCTTTGCCAGGGGTCCAGACCCCAGAGTCCCTCTGCGGAACAGCCCCCTCAGTCTCTGGATCCATCCTTTCCTACCACCAACTCCCGGAACACCTTTCTAGAACTTCTGCTCCTGTGGCAACCTGCTCGGGTCACGTATCCCGGCCCTTCTTACGCCTGCGCCTCGGGACCCCCTCTGTCTTCCACTCGCCCCTGCACGGGCAGTGGGGCTCCTCAGACTTCGCAGGTCTTCAATGGGACCGTGGGAGgccagagaagaagggagagctTTCAAGGGTGGAAAGGCCGGCAGTGGCGCTGGGGGTCGTGTGGGGTGCTGGGGGGCCTCGTAGGGTCTTTGTAGGGTTGCAGTGGCTTATGTGAAGCTTTGGGATCATTGTGGGGTGGTGTGTGGTGGCTTCAGGGTGGCATGGGGCAACACGGGGCTTCGTGGGGGGACCGAGGTAGCTTGTAGCTGGTGTGTCCGTCCcccaggggaggagcggagacgTTAGTAGCTGTCGGGCGGCTCCGTCCCTCCCAGGCTGGCTCTCTGATGTCGAGCACACTCAGAGACCCTGCGCACGTCcttcaaggacacacagcttTGGGGATCATTTCTGACCAGAACGGGGGTGCCTTTTACGACTGGAAGCACTCTGGACTCGTGGCCTGCTTCTTCCCTGTCGGGGGGGCGGACAGCAGCTGGGCCCTCGAAGCAGGCCAGGAGGGCAGTGCTCCTGCGCCCCCGAGCTTCGCGGCCTGCAGCTTGAGGACCAGGCTTCCCGGGACTCTCTGGGGAGTCGAACGTGGCATTTCCAGTGGCTCTCAGCAGCCCCCAGGACAGTCCCACCAGCTTCTCAGCCCCTCCATCTCCTCAGGGCTGCCCCCTCGGACACTTGACGTCTATCAGTTCAGCACAGACTTGggtgaaaataatttctttctctttctttgcatgTCTGAGTCAACCTCACGAGGACGTCCCAGAACTTTTCACTTGCACATTAATCCagccagaaacaaaacagagcaaaacccGACACAGTTTGAAAGGCAATGCTTGACGCCCATTAAAACGTGGTTGCAAGTAACGCCCCGCCCCGCTAATCTCCAAAGTGAGATAAGCCTTCGACCAGACCCGCAGACGCTGCAGCCTCTGCTCTTCTCCGCCTCTCCCGGGACCTGAAGCTTGGGGACCGTCGCAACGGGCCGTCCTGTTTACGTGGATTTACACACTACTAAACTACTAAAACCCTTGGGACTTGATCCGTCCACCCAGGTTCAAGAGAAGGGGGCTCGGATGCACGGCACCAACCTAAATCCGAACCTTCTGGGTACACAGAGGCAGCTGCCTTACGAGAAGCTCGTTTCGTGGTCACACTTTGCCCATTACGATTCGGAgggtacagatgaggaagcagcaGTGGAGGGTTCCATGGCAGCTGAGCAAGGAGTGTGGGTCCTGGTCTGCTCTGGGTGCGGGTCTGGGCAGGGGGCGCGTATTTGTGCTGCACGGCAGGTGCTCACTGACATTCTTTTTGCTTAATTCACTGGTGGCCGAGCCCCTCAAAACAACACCCACTGGCAACGCACGTGGTCGGCAGAGCCTGCACTTGGCAGCCTGAAGTCCTGTCTTAAGCCCTGACGCATGCGGGTGCGCTCGCCCTCCGCAGCCCTGCAGGGCCCAGAGCAGTTGAGGGACGGGTGGTCTGGCACCACTCTGGGATCATCCCTTCCCGAGAAGATAGTATTAAGGGAGGTGGGTCTTGCAAAGTGCTAACCAGGGGCTTAACTGGGTGGGACCCTCAGCCTTTGCTATAAGACCTGGGgcgggtgggagagagggaggcagttCTTACCGAGATCCCTCTGACCTGCTTCAGTCTCCAGCTTGGTCATGTCTTCAGACCGTGAGTCCTAGAGGggggtcctgggggtgggggtggtggccgGAGAGGCCGGGCAGTGGGGTCCAGGCAGGTCTCAGGCGTTGCTCACCGTGACGTCTGGTTTGGGGACCTGGGAGGAGAGACCAACACCCCGGACCGGACCCGGAAAGGCCCCCTTGAGGAGCACGGGCGACACCATTTTTCAGTCCACAAGTCCCCTCTTGTGGGGGCTGCTGGCTGGCACTGTGGGGCCTGAGGAGgacaggagggaagggagcccGGCTTCCCCCGGGCCGTGTATTCTGCGGGCTTTTCTCCACAGCGGATTCTGTGTTGACCTGAATCCCGTCAGAGGGGAGCCCGCTCTGCCCGGCCCGGGGTTGGGGACCAGCAAGCTTCCCCAGgtcactggggaaaaaaacctgtgTTGACAGACAGAAATCCCCTGGGCTGGGCTTTTGCACACGAAGGCTCCTTATCTTGTGGTTTTGGGCCTCTCTCCCCACTCGTGTGTCTTGGGCACAAGCAGAGGTAGTGGGCAGTCAGAGGCTGGGAGACCCAGTCGTGCCCATCCCGGAGCGGCCGAGCCCTCCGAGATGCCCTCACAGCCCGCAGCCCGCAGCCAgggattgggggcggggggtggggggggtggtgcagctCATGCGGGGAGAGCAGGTGCGGCCGTCGGTGCGGGAGCTCAGGGAGGGTCCCCAGCATGTCCGCCTAGGGCACTGGCCAGGGGCAGCAGCTCGGGACGACTGGGAGGCTTTTTTGGAGGGGCCGGAGTCCTGTGTCTGCAGGCAGACACCTCGTCTTGGGGAGGATGCACGCTGACTTGGACGGGGAGCGAGTCTCAAAACGGACCTAAACGTGGGGTCAGACTAACACCTCCTCTTTCTGGGTGCGAATCTGTCCCAGCGCCCCAGGGAGGTCGGAGACGCAAAAGGACCAAGTTCAGCAAGACCCAGTACCAGGTGCTCATCGAGGCTTTCGAGAGGGACTCATACCCTGATATCACTGCCAGAGAAGAACTGGCTCGACGAACCCAGATCCCTGAGCCCAGAATCCAGGTGACTACAGACCGGTTGCTCCCTGACGGGAGGGCGAGGGGGGCAAGGAACCTTGTACTAAGCGCCTGTTCTAGCTCGGGCTTAACAACCCACTTTGCGTTAAGCCTCTCAGTTCCCCTGTGAGTAGGCGTTAATTATGCCCTTTAGCTGGGCTGGGACAATGATGACGGAGGTTTAGTGACAGGTTACAGCTCTGGCAAGGGGTAGAGCCTGAACTGGTGATGAGAGTTGTATCTGCCAAACAGTTACCATGTTAGCAATGAAGAGaaatcttcaaatatttactaacaacaacaaaaaaaaaccataataaaCCCATTACGTGTAAACCGAAACTTATTTTTCAAGATAAGCAACCATATTGTCACAGCCAGAAAATTTACTCAGAGAGGATGCCAGAGGACGCGggaagagcaggggtggggctccCCTCTGCCAAGGGCTCTGAGAAACCCTTGAGAAAGTGGGGTGTGAAGCAGGCAGAGGCGGATTACACCTGGGTGTCGTAAAGGAAAGCGTTGTGAGCTAACAGCGATCCCGAAAGGATGTCAGGGATCCTGGGGGTCCCGGGTCATGGGGTCCTCTGGGTCTCAGTGTTGGGGGCACcgggcccctcctccaggaaggctgcTGGGTGCAGCCTGGGTTTGAGGGCCGCCGCCCTGCATGAAACCCAAGTCGTTGAAAGTGGAGCCCAGATACCGAAGGTTGTTAGGGAAGcccccccaggtgattctgctgTGTAGGCGCCTTTCAATCTGAGACCATCAGGGTCTCATCCCAGACTGTGACCAGGATCTCTGGGAGTGAACAgatgtgcagaagtttttaaaactGCCAGGTGACTCCAGCATGCCGACCCCTACCCTTTGACCCTTGCCCTCCCGTGTGCTGTGGGCCCAGCTCTCCCGGAGAGCCGACCATCTACTGAGTCTGGGTTCGACTCCAAAATCTCCAAAATCTGGAGTTCCAAAATCTCCCCAGGTGGTTCGCAGGTGCAGCAGACTCAGGGTCACCCCATTGGCCTCCAGGGCCCACCACCCCCATTTCTTACCAGCCGCTTTCGAGGTCCTTGATGAGGGTGGTGGGACGGATCACAGGCTGCTGCATGAGAACGAACAATGCTTAAgggtttgctaatttttttctaatgtttgtttattttgaaagagacagagcatgactgggggaggggcagagacagagacagaatcccaagcaggctccgcactgacgcACTGACGCAGGCCTGATCCcacagaccatgacctgagccgcaatcaagagtcgaCACTCtacgcctgagccacccaggtgccccaagggtttgctaattttaaaaaattttgaccTAACCCCAGAGATAATTAAACCACAgcccagaggggagaagggttACCAAAAACACCCTACAGGGGCTGAGAGATAAGCCTTGGGGCTTCCTATTTCTAGAAGCAATAGATAGCCTGAGCCGTCAGTATCTGTCCTAGAAGCCCCCTGCTGGCCCAAACCTTACAAAGAGAACCAGGATACAGAAAAGCTTAGTGAAAGCCCCAAGCCTGTGACGTTAGATTTAGTGGCCTTTTATCAGCGGGCCCGGAAACCTcactcagggaggggcagacagcccTTCAGGACTAGATCACCTTCCCAGAACCCGTCAGCCCAAACAGCCCTCCATGCCAAGTACAACTTGACCTTCCCCAGGAGAAGGAATTGGCCACAGAAGTTCAGTACTTGGGGTGAGGTGGGTGGGTTCCAGGTTTCAGCTCAAGCAGCTCCTGGATCCGGGAGGAAAACCCTGATGTTCTCGGTCCggctggcgcctgggtggcgagTGAGTTCCCGGGGCCAAGTGTGCTGGGGTGGCCGTGATCAGGATTCGCAGAGGCTCTGGCTCCCACAGGCTGCACCAGCACCCTGCCGGCCGGCACCTGGGCCTGGCCCCGGGCCAGGGCGTGTGTGGGAGGGTGCCAGGTGGCAGTTCTGGGAACGGCCTGCTGGAGGATTGGGCTTTTGTCTTGCAGTTTgtgcagaggattttttttttttttctccccctgggGCAAGCAAATCCTGGGAGTTGTTTTGCCTATTCATGTCCCATCTTTCTGTGGGATCTTCAGGCCTCGCTTGGTGGCTGGGCCCCAAAAGAGGCCTCTGTTGTGTTTTCCAAGAGTGGAGGGGAGGCCTGGCTGACCGCTGCTGGGAGGGGCATGGAACCACCTGACCCAGGTGACCCCCAGAGGAACCGGACATTGAACCTGGGCAGAAAGAGGCTTTACTCACAGGCGTCCATCTTACTCCTTGTGTGGTGGAGAGGGGGCCACCCAGACAGAGCAAGTGAAGGCTGTGGGGTGATCTTGGCGGGGTGCAGCCCCATCGCTGGTTCAGCAGAGcctcagaggcaggcagggatggGGAGCTGCCAATGCAGGGTGTAGGTACTCGGACGCCAGCGCGGTCAgccagaggggcacctgtgtaCTGGTCTGGGAAGCAGACTGGGCTGCTGGTCCCGAGCTGAAAGCAGGTCCTGGGTGGGCGTGGTCGAAGCTGATGGCTGTAGCGGTTCTGTGGTGATCTGGCCCTCGACTGTATATTCAGCCCTTCACTGTTttccaatacattaaaaattttttagtgttcatttattgttgagagagagacagagggtgagtgggggaggggcagagagagggagacacagaatccgaagcaggctccaggctccgagctgtcagcacagacagctgggagactcaaacccacgatctatgagatcgtgacctgagccacagtcggactcttactgactgagccacccaggcgcccctgtgatacAATATCATCAGCTATAGCCCCCCTGCTCTATGAGGCCTCCAGAACTCGTTCATCTCAAGACTGCAAGTCTGTGTGCTCTGACCAGCACCCCCATGGTTATCGGATAATGGAGGACCGGGGAGAGGGCGCAGGAGCCGGAGTGTGAGTGTTGCCTGGTGGACCGTGGAGCCCCCTGAACACCACCAGACGCTCTGGTCTCGTCCCCAtaaagaattcaaggacagacCAGACAGTGGTTGAACGGTGCTAGTAGGAAAGTTTGTTAAAGAGCAaactctgaggggcgcctgggtggctcagtcggttaagcgtccgacttcggctcaggtcgtgatctcgcggtccgtgagttcgagccccgcgtcgggctctgtgctgattgctcggagcctggagcctgtttcagattctgtgtctccctctctctgaccctcccccattcatgctctgtctctgtctcaaaaacaaataaacattaaaaaaaaaattaaaaaaaaagagcaaactctGGAGATGTGAGCGAGCTCCAGGATGCACGGGGTTTGGGGCTCTGTCTTATATTGATAGTTGTTAACCGGGGGTGGAATATTAATTACTAGGGGAGGGGACTAGGGTTTTGtgccttttttcccttatttGGGCAGGGTCTCTGGCCTTTGTTGTGGGAGGGGCGGGTTTCTTCCAGCTTCCCTTGGCTTTGCCTTGGAAGGCTCCCAGGACAGGTCTCTAACTGCCCCCTCCAAGGCAGTGACTCCCCTTTGCCAGCCTCCAGGCATCATGTTAAGGCCTAATAATAACCGCCTACCCTAGCACGGGCAGGAGAGAGCCCGGTGTTTCCCCGAGGCAGCCTTCCCGTAGCACTGGTGTGTCCATGAGTGTccgtcagtgtgtgtgtgtgtgtgtgcacgggtACAAGGTGGGTGCTTTGGGGAGAGGTACCTGGAAGGTAGGGAGGGCCATACAGGGAATGGTTTGATCAGCCGAGCCAAGGATTTTGCTTTCGTTCTAAACTCTGAAAGTTTCATTTGGTGACCGTCTAACCTTGGCTACGCGGTGATGATGATTGTACTGGCTTTATTACAGTGTCTCCTCTTCGTCTCCCCTTCCATGCCCATCCTTGCCCCTGCAGGTCTGGTTTCAGAACCGGAGAGCCCGAATCCCCAAGAGCAACCAGAGGAGGCCAGGCGTGGAGGCAGGTGCCCAGGCGCCGGGGTCCGGTCAGCACGGCGGGGGCGCCCCCCACTGCGCCTGCCAGCCAAGCTTTGTGGGGGCCCCGAGCACCGCTGGCCACTTCTTGGCGTCGGAGGGCACTTCTGGTCAGGCCATCCCATCGGGGCACGCTGCTGTCGTGGACGAGAACGTGGCCTTGCATGACCTGGAGACTCCAGGCAGCGCACTGGGCGAGCCTTCCGGAgatttctatctctctcccttggGCTTCAGCCCCGAAGCCCTGTGTCCGCTTCCTGCTTCCCTGCAGCCCCTCTCCCAGCCGGAAGAAACCGGAGCTCAGTGGGGGGACCTGGGACA carries:
- the LOC122205503 gene encoding double homeobox protein 4C-like, which encodes MRLPRERYLCTWAAISSTGVLGPLFQRAPQGGRRRKRTKFSKTQYQVLIEAFERDSYPDITAREELARRTQIPEPRIQVWFQNRRARIPKSNQRRPGVEAGAQAPGSGQHGGGAPHCACQPSFVGAPSTAGHFLASEGTSGQAIPSGHAAVVDENVALHDLETPGSALGEPSGDFYLSPLGFSPEALCPLPASLQPLSQPEETGAQWGDLGQLLPYGDCALQGWEQPPASSEPQPQPWWGWQPSASLEPDVLPPQSQPPGPWEQPAWPLPPTEPWPQPSLEQVPMGVGSSFPTPLGHGMLEGGPGAPTHPGPQSRSCGAMLGAAATAKR